Proteins found in one Candidatus Bathyarchaeota archaeon genomic segment:
- a CDS encoding Coenzyme F420 hydrogenase/dehydrogenase, beta subunit C-terminal domain: protein MGQPDSLIAYNILKKKIIDSGFCTQCGACEAACPVSALHVEGESVKHVYDCSKDMDLCPICYEICPHSEALLLRSLSFVSKTPVKNEALGYYRKVLLVQAVDPKIRELSNGGGVVTSLLKYGIENKIFDSAIVSQVEPENPAKPRASVATVPDDILSAIGSKFFPSSVAKAYGSAVYGYGKSNIAFVGVPCHILALRKLEAWQHKISGNLKIRIGLFCFGTLSLNTLVNYLKKKYNIEPSDIKLIRLSSNFVVQTSKGEIRLPMSEVSKHILPSCRKCTDFTSELADISIGSAYPLKDWSTVIIRTKAGEDFFYKAVEDGVINTWVMEEEPVVLERVIVAAMQKRKAGLENAAEMEKTTGYLPPLLLRETGELARIKIADIMGTNVRTVPENITVSQFLGLVAKYHHIGYPLVNEKQEPIGWITIEEASSVDKSKRNTTLVGQIAKHKLVRAYPDETALDIFKRMSENETGRVIVFDRANPNKIVGVVTKTDLMHALAAQS from the coding sequence ATGGGACAACCTGATTCGCTTATCGCATATAATATTTTGAAGAAGAAGATTATCGATTCTGGATTTTGCACACAATGTGGCGCTTGTGAAGCAGCATGCCCTGTTAGCGCGTTACATGTCGAAGGTGAGAGCGTAAAGCATGTGTATGATTGCTCTAAAGACATGGATTTATGTCCTATTTGCTATGAAATTTGCCCGCATTCAGAGGCTCTTTTGCTAAGAAGCCTGAGTTTTGTTTCAAAGACACCAGTTAAGAATGAGGCGTTAGGTTATTACCGTAAGGTGTTGCTGGTTCAGGCGGTTGACCCTAAAATAAGGGAATTAAGCAATGGCGGCGGAGTCGTTACTTCACTGCTTAAATATGGTATTGAAAACAAAATTTTTGATAGCGCGATTGTTTCTCAGGTTGAGCCTGAAAACCCTGCTAAACCGAGGGCTTCAGTCGCTACAGTTCCTGATGACATTCTTTCAGCGATAGGGAGCAAATTTTTCCCCTCTTCGGTTGCCAAGGCATATGGCAGTGCAGTTTATGGCTACGGAAAATCTAACATTGCCTTCGTTGGGGTTCCTTGTCATATACTAGCGCTTCGTAAACTAGAAGCATGGCAACATAAAATCAGCGGGAATCTTAAAATAAGAATCGGTTTGTTCTGTTTTGGAACGTTATCGCTCAATACGTTAGTTAATTACTTAAAAAAGAAGTATAATATCGAACCTTCAGATATCAAGCTTATACGTTTATCATCCAACTTTGTTGTGCAAACAAGTAAGGGCGAAATCCGACTTCCCATGTCTGAAGTTTCGAAGCATATATTGCCGAGTTGCCGTAAATGCACTGATTTCACTTCTGAGTTAGCTGATATATCCATTGGAAGCGCTTACCCCCTTAAGGATTGGTCAACGGTAATTATTCGCACTAAAGCTGGTGAAGATTTCTTCTACAAGGCAGTTGAAGATGGCGTAATTAACACTTGGGTCATGGAAGAAGAGCCTGTCGTCTTAGAACGAGTGATTGTTGCTGCTATGCAGAAACGAAAGGCAGGGCTTGAGAACGCTGCTGAAATGGAGAAAACTACCGGTTATCTTCCACCGCTTTTGCTCAGGGAAACGGGTGAACTTGCTCGAATAAAGATTGCCGATATAATGGGTACTAATGTGCGGACTGTGCCAGAAAACATAACTGTGAGCCAATTCTTAGGTTTGGTAGCTAAATATCACCACATAGGGTATCCCTTGGTGAATGAAAAACAAGAACCGATAGGCTGGATAACCATAGAGGAAGCTTCAAGTGTTGACAAGTCTAAGAGAAATACAACATTAGTGGGTCAAATAGCCAAGCATAAACTTGTTAGGGCATATCCAGATGAAACTGCTTTGGATATCTTCAAACGAATGAGTGAAAACGAGACAGGCAGAGTGATAGTATTCGACAGGGCTAACCCGAATAAAATTGTCGGCGTTGTAACCAAAACTGATTTGATGCATGCTTTGGCAGCTCAATCTTGA
- a CDS encoding ABC transporter ATP-binding protein gives MPEVKVVNVTKKYGKIYALDNVSLTIRDQEYFSLLGPSGCGKTTLLRLIAGLIEPDSGEIYINGRRVDKDPPEDRDIGFVFQTFALFPHMNAWSNVLYGPKVKNYDEKQAETIGHEVLELVKLNERLDAYPSELSGGMMQRIAVARALAAGAKILLLDEPLGQLDAKVRNEIRYDIRRMAKDLKLTAIHVTHDQAEAMSISDRIAVMKKGKIVQIGSPQELYMHPNSLFVAHFIGESNFLEGYITKANGKFSEIELREGLKIMAVNPGIKQEERVVLAIRPETCDIKKGHIKSENGLFGKVTKTTFEGTVIRYEIRLENGDHFIINRPSLTETWINIGEEVTITYPLEKAHLFAYPEAGLTEETAV, from the coding sequence ATGCCTGAAGTAAAAGTCGTAAACGTAACCAAAAAATATGGAAAAATCTACGCATTAGACAACGTAAGTTTAACCATTCGCGATCAAGAATACTTCTCGCTGCTGGGGCCTAGTGGTTGCGGCAAAACAACACTGCTTCGGCTAATCGCTGGGCTAATTGAGCCTGATAGTGGTGAAATTTACATAAATGGTCGAAGAGTGGATAAGGACCCACCTGAAGACCGCGACATTGGTTTTGTTTTTCAAACGTTCGCGTTATTTCCCCACATGAATGCTTGGAGCAACGTTCTCTATGGACCTAAGGTAAAGAATTATGATGAAAAACAAGCTGAAACAATTGGGCATGAAGTGCTTGAACTCGTTAAACTTAACGAACGTTTAGATGCCTATCCAAGCGAACTTAGTGGGGGTATGATGCAAAGAATTGCTGTGGCTCGTGCATTGGCTGCTGGCGCCAAGATTCTGCTTTTGGATGAACCTCTGGGGCAATTAGACGCTAAGGTACGCAACGAAATTAGGTATGATATTCGTAGAATGGCTAAAGACCTCAAGTTGACCGCAATTCATGTTACACATGACCAAGCAGAGGCAATGTCAATTTCTGATAGAATTGCAGTTATGAAGAAAGGCAAAATCGTCCAGATTGGGTCACCACAGGAACTCTATATGCACCCTAACAGTTTGTTTGTTGCTCACTTTATTGGTGAATCAAACTTTTTGGAAGGCTACATAACCAAAGCGAACGGCAAGTTCTCAGAAATAGAGTTGCGCGAGGGGTTAAAGATAATGGCTGTAAACCCAGGCATCAAGCAAGAGGAACGAGTTGTCTTGGCGATAAGACCTGAAACCTGTGATATAAAAAAAGGGCACATAAAATCAGAAAACGGCTTGTTTGGCAAAGTCACAAAAACCACATTTGAGGGAACTGTTATTCGCTATGAAATCAGGCTAGAAAACGGCGACCACTTCATCATCAACAGACCATCGCTAACCGAGACGTGGATTAACATCGGAGAAGAGGTTACAATTACATACCCTCTAGAAAAAGCGCATTTGTTCGCTTATCCTGAAGCGGGTCTAACTGAAGAAACGGCCGTCTAA
- a CDS encoding ABC transporter permease subunit, giving the protein MLSKLWNTLNALSSKKALKYTLYLFAVIIFFAIILVPPIIGILIKAGSIQSLFEQPELMNTALGAISNSFTIGLIVSALDLIAGIPLAWLITRGKSKWLSVLDTLADIPFAVPTAALGYSLLLFWNSSGGLSGLFGSTLVSPGWLLVMLLHFTFSFPVVVRVIVGALLDYKMEYERASRTLGAPPLSAARTVTFPIIKPSLVAAFSLAFARSLSETGATFIVAGAFLNGPVFLQNISNQFRAGTISQASYEGATVFASIILIAVSLVIFALIRLLGQRIKLPFGHGLPVFEKKLSYKKAAWTRNTATLAVFIIIVLIPSLFVALPAFQAVVTGTTLTDVFTGSGIWTSYWQSIFLSYGLGAVVTVLGIILGIPMAILISRRTFGKLPSDILDSLINIPIIVPSIALGVSLRFFWQGIPGIPDFLLLVFAHLAITYPYFVRSMSAALERINIDMEEAAKTLGAKPFTVFKTIVLPLSKYSILSGAIIVFTRSVSETGATLAVTPTLQTAPVLVVNWVNSLRGVIAPIEGVNALTVGLACGILILLSFIILLVLRLFTRKGQV; this is encoded by the coding sequence TTGCTTAGCAAACTCTGGAACACGCTCAATGCTCTGTCATCAAAAAAAGCCTTAAAGTACACCCTCTACCTCTTCGCGGTCATTATTTTCTTCGCCATAATCCTTGTTCCACCAATAATTGGCATCCTGATAAAAGCTGGATCAATACAAAGCTTATTTGAGCAGCCTGAACTAATGAACACTGCTCTTGGCGCCATATCAAACTCCTTCACCATCGGACTAATTGTTTCCGCCTTAGACCTCATCGCTGGAATACCCTTAGCTTGGCTGATTACCCGCGGCAAATCCAAGTGGCTCAGCGTACTTGACACCTTAGCTGATATACCCTTCGCTGTGCCGACAGCCGCTTTAGGCTATTCACTGTTGCTGTTTTGGAATTCAAGCGGAGGGCTATCAGGACTTTTTGGAAGTACACTGGTTTCTCCTGGTTGGCTTTTAGTTATGCTTTTACATTTCACATTTTCATTTCCAGTAGTTGTTAGAGTTATCGTTGGTGCACTGCTTGATTATAAGATGGAATACGAGCGTGCCTCAAGAACTCTGGGTGCTCCTCCATTGAGTGCAGCGCGAACTGTAACATTTCCCATAATTAAACCCTCTTTGGTTGCAGCGTTTAGCCTTGCCTTTGCAAGGTCTTTATCCGAAACAGGCGCAACGTTCATTGTTGCAGGAGCGTTTCTTAATGGGCCAGTCTTTCTGCAAAACATCAGTAATCAATTCAGGGCTGGTACGATAAGTCAAGCTAGCTATGAAGGGGCAACAGTTTTTGCCAGTATTATATTAATCGCAGTTTCTCTGGTTATTTTTGCTTTGATTAGACTTTTAGGGCAAAGAATAAAGTTACCGTTTGGACATGGTTTGCCAGTTTTTGAAAAGAAATTGAGTTATAAAAAAGCTGCTTGGACACGCAATACTGCGACGTTGGCAGTTTTCATAATTATAGTTCTGATTCCTTCACTTTTCGTTGCGTTGCCAGCTTTCCAAGCAGTGGTCACTGGAACAACTTTGACAGATGTATTCACTGGATCAGGCATATGGACAAGTTATTGGCAAAGCATTTTTCTCTCATACGGTCTAGGAGCAGTGGTCACAGTTTTAGGAATAATACTTGGTATACCCATGGCGATATTGATTTCAAGAAGAACGTTTGGCAAGCTTCCTTCAGACATTTTGGATTCACTCATAAATATTCCAATAATTGTGCCTTCAATTGCATTGGGCGTCTCACTGCGGTTCTTCTGGCAAGGCATCCCTGGCATACCTGATTTTCTGCTGTTGGTGTTTGCACATTTGGCAATTACTTATCCGTACTTTGTCAGGTCTATGTCGGCGGCACTTGAGCGAATAAACATAGACATGGAAGAAGCAGCAAAAACTCTGGGCGCTAAACCCTTCACTGTTTTCAAAACAATTGTGCTTCCACTTAGCAAATACTCGATTCTTTCAGGTGCCATCATCGTCTTCACAAGAAGTGTAAGTGAAACAGGTGCAACATTAGCGGTGACTCCCACCTTGCAAACGGCTCCTGTGCTGGTAGTTAACTGGGTTAATTCCTTGCGCGGTGTCATCGCACCCATCGAAGGCGTTAATGCGCTTACGGTAGGTTTAGCTTGTGGCATCTTGATACTGCTGAGCTTCATTATTCTTTTAGTTTTGAGGCTCTTTACTAGAAAAGGACAGGTTTAG